Proteins found in one Planctomycetes bacterium MalM25 genomic segment:
- the rfaC gene encoding Lipopolysaccharide heptosyltransferase 1, which yields MTRKPSPNVDVASWARDPSRPHVLISRMSAIGDTILTTPVACRLREAFPDARISWVVEEKSAKFIDGHPALDETIILPRGWFTSPRGVAEARRRLAPLRPDASIDCQSNTKSALACWLSGAPLRIGLKGKYGAELSPWLNNRLIANRRPHVTDRSLELLAPLGLSAAVEPYEAVEWNLPVCPGSERSVRSWAPIESNDGFAVINPGATWDSKLWEMDRFGELAGRLAERHGLPTVVVWGGDRERTWAEEIVANSGGGATMAPPTSLTELSALLSQARLVVSSDTGPMHLAVAVGAPTVGLFGVTHPDDCGPYGPPHEAVLKRFQAGGRRARRRADNGAMREITVDDAYSACERVLDRTAASYPNAPAAMAS from the coding sequence ATGACGCGGAAGCCGTCCCCGAACGTCGATGTCGCCAGCTGGGCCCGCGATCCTTCGCGTCCCCACGTGCTGATCTCACGGATGAGCGCGATCGGCGACACGATCCTGACAACCCCCGTCGCGTGCCGCCTGCGCGAAGCGTTCCCCGACGCCCGGATCAGCTGGGTGGTTGAGGAGAAGTCGGCCAAGTTCATCGACGGTCACCCGGCGTTGGACGAGACAATCATCTTGCCACGCGGATGGTTCACCTCACCCCGCGGCGTCGCGGAGGCGCGGCGGCGGCTCGCCCCGTTGCGTCCGGATGCTTCGATTGACTGCCAGAGCAACACGAAATCCGCCCTCGCCTGCTGGCTGTCGGGCGCGCCTTTACGGATCGGCCTCAAAGGGAAGTACGGCGCCGAGTTGAGCCCCTGGCTGAACAACCGTCTGATAGCCAACCGCCGCCCGCACGTGACCGACCGCTCACTCGAACTACTCGCGCCCCTCGGGTTGTCCGCCGCGGTGGAGCCCTACGAAGCGGTCGAGTGGAACCTGCCGGTCTGCCCTGGCTCCGAACGGAGCGTGCGATCGTGGGCCCCGATCGAATCGAACGACGGCTTCGCCGTCATCAATCCGGGCGCGACCTGGGACTCGAAGCTCTGGGAGATGGATCGATTCGGCGAACTGGCCGGACGACTCGCCGAACGCCACGGGCTGCCGACAGTCGTCGTCTGGGGAGGGGACCGCGAGCGGACTTGGGCCGAAGAGATTGTCGCCAACAGCGGCGGCGGAGCGACGATGGCCCCGCCTACGAGCCTCACCGAGCTCTCCGCTTTGCTGAGCCAAGCTCGGTTGGTGGTCAGCAGCGACACGGGGCCCATGCACCTGGCCGTCGCCGTTGGCGCACCAACGGTCGGCTTGTTTGGCGTGACGCACCCGGACGACTGCGGACCGTATGGGCCGCCTCACGAGGCGGTGCTCAAACGTTTCCAAGCCGGCGGCCGCCGAGCCCGTCGCCGGGCTGATAACGGCGCGATGCGCGAAATCACCGTCGACGACGCTTACTCGGCGTGCGAGCGGGTGCTCGACCGTACGGCTGCTAGCTACCCCAATGCTCCGGCGGCGATGGCTTCCTGA
- a CDS encoding FG-GAP repeat protein — protein MYRTSVLLAAISFLAVGRVALADFSDAGAIALAANWNSRSVSLADIDNDSDLDLLFQGAFGSQQLYRNNLIGSGILSFTNISNQLPAGLDSGSWSAGWADINGDHLIDVFVGQSNLGVTGDVLINQGAGGFTNGSASLGLDDPGFHQNVAWNDIDNDNDLDLILAMEGPTERHEIYLQADDGTFDPVGALVGFQEDPGTKAYGMAIGDTDGDGDLDIYISTCRGNNNIRNHFYENQLVETGSLGFIDIADTNGTQFMTNSYGTEFQDFDNDGDLDLFMTGADSQPSKLWRNDGGNQFTDVDTLTGVPLLSDTSGDLNGSRAVDYDNDGDLDLFFHDNEAKNGKDNARKLYRNDGGWSFTDVTIAEGLHWVNEGSYDSAWGDLDRDGDQDLLATTDSNTSERVFLSDESGNGNHWLYVELAGAAFNTSGVGATVYATMNTGTPDEVTLRREANTNAGTFNQSDTPVHFGLGAEDAIDELRVVWTDGRVHVIAGVSADQYLTVAYADMLQGDFNGDGLVDAADYTVWRDADGATQIGHAADANGDGAVNSADYDLWVANYGQSLASIAVPEPSSVASLLIALGIHMRRRRG, from the coding sequence ATGTATCGAACCTCTGTCCTGCTGGCCGCGATCAGCTTTCTTGCCGTGGGACGCGTCGCGCTCGCGGACTTCTCCGACGCCGGAGCGATTGCGCTAGCGGCGAACTGGAATTCACGGAGTGTCTCCCTCGCGGACATCGACAACGACAGCGATCTCGACCTTTTGTTCCAGGGCGCCTTCGGCTCGCAGCAGTTGTACCGGAACAACCTCATCGGGAGCGGCATCCTCAGCTTCACCAACATATCGAACCAGCTGCCCGCGGGGCTCGACTCGGGTTCCTGGAGCGCCGGCTGGGCGGACATCAACGGCGATCACTTGATCGATGTGTTTGTTGGCCAATCGAATCTCGGCGTCACGGGCGATGTGCTTATCAACCAGGGCGCAGGCGGCTTCACCAACGGGAGTGCCTCCCTGGGCCTTGATGACCCCGGGTTCCATCAGAACGTCGCCTGGAACGACATCGATAACGACAACGACCTCGACCTGATCCTCGCGATGGAGGGCCCGACCGAACGCCACGAGATCTACCTCCAAGCCGATGACGGGACTTTCGACCCGGTCGGCGCCCTGGTCGGTTTTCAAGAGGATCCGGGAACCAAAGCGTACGGCATGGCGATCGGAGACACCGATGGCGACGGGGACCTCGACATCTACATCTCCACGTGCCGGGGCAACAACAACATCCGCAACCACTTCTACGAGAATCAGTTGGTGGAGACCGGCTCGCTCGGGTTCATCGACATCGCCGACACGAACGGCACCCAGTTCATGACCAACAGCTACGGAACCGAGTTCCAGGACTTCGACAACGACGGCGACCTCGACCTCTTCATGACCGGCGCCGACAGCCAGCCTAGCAAGCTTTGGCGCAACGACGGCGGCAACCAATTCACCGACGTCGATACGCTCACCGGCGTACCGTTGCTTTCAGACACCTCGGGAGATTTGAACGGATCCCGTGCAGTCGACTACGACAACGACGGCGACCTCGACCTCTTCTTCCACGACAACGAGGCCAAGAACGGCAAAGACAACGCCCGCAAGCTCTACCGCAACGATGGGGGCTGGTCGTTCACCGATGTCACGATCGCCGAAGGCTTGCACTGGGTGAACGAGGGATCCTACGACAGCGCGTGGGGCGATCTCGATCGCGATGGCGACCAGGATTTGCTCGCCACGACGGACAGCAACACGTCGGAACGGGTCTTCCTCAGTGACGAGAGCGGCAACGGGAACCACTGGCTCTACGTTGAACTCGCGGGGGCCGCATTCAACACCAGCGGAGTGGGAGCGACGGTCTACGCCACGATGAACACCGGCACGCCCGACGAAGTCACCCTCCGCCGCGAGGCGAACACGAACGCCGGCACGTTCAACCAGAGCGACACGCCGGTCCACTTCGGCCTGGGGGCCGAGGACGCGATTGACGAGCTCCGCGTCGTCTGGACCGACGGACGTGTTCATGTCATCGCCGGTGTGTCAGCGGACCAGTACCTGACGGTCGCCTACGCCGACATGCTGCAGGGCGATTTCAACGGCGACGGGCTGGTCGATGCCGCCGACTACACCGTGTGGCGAGACGCAGACGGGGCCACTCAGATCGGCCACGCCGCCGATGCGAACGGTGACGGCGCCGTCAACTCCGCCGACTACGACCTGTGGGTTGCGAACTACGGCCAATCGCTAGCCTCGATTGCCGTCCCCGAGCCTTCGTCCGTGGCGAGCTTGCTGATTGCCCTGGGCATCCACATGCGTCGGCGACGCGGCTGA
- a CDS encoding outer membrane biogenesis protein BamB, producing the protein MHYAWLIVALAVCSVSQGVEPNANDWPQWRGPSRDGHAVGEQWPDSLGEERLVQQWRLELGPSYSGPIVVGDRVLTTETRDKSTEVASAYDRRTGDKLWEREWPGAMKVPFFAATNGSWIRATPACDGETLYVVGMRDVLVALDVATGDERWRMDFPKDHGTELPKFGGASSPMLSGDYLYAQAGNGFAKIDKRTGELAWTVAPDGGGMSGGAFSSPAFTDQNGAQVALVQTRLELKGVDPNSGEEFWSQPIEAFRGMNILTPISYQGHYFTSAHTGRSQLWKQAGKRLEEVWSNKSQAYMSSPVIVGDHLYLHLRNQRIQCLDLRTGQEAWRTRPYGKYQSSVVVGDRILALDERGELLLYNASPEKFELIDSRQVSDDECWAHLAVCGGQVIVRELNALTAYRWE; encoded by the coding sequence ATGCACTACGCTTGGCTTATCGTGGCGTTGGCGGTTTGTAGCGTCTCGCAAGGCGTCGAGCCAAACGCGAACGACTGGCCACAGTGGCGCGGCCCCTCACGCGATGGGCACGCCGTCGGCGAGCAGTGGCCCGATTCACTCGGCGAAGAGCGACTGGTCCAGCAGTGGCGTCTTGAGCTCGGGCCGAGCTACTCGGGCCCAATCGTGGTGGGCGACCGTGTGCTTACTACCGAGACTCGCGATAAATCGACCGAAGTCGCCTCGGCCTACGACCGGCGGACGGGCGACAAACTCTGGGAGCGTGAGTGGCCCGGCGCCATGAAGGTTCCTTTTTTTGCCGCTACCAACGGCAGTTGGATCCGCGCCACGCCCGCTTGCGATGGCGAGACCCTCTACGTCGTCGGCATGCGAGACGTGCTCGTCGCCCTCGACGTGGCGACCGGCGACGAGCGTTGGCGGATGGACTTCCCGAAGGACCACGGGACCGAGCTCCCCAAGTTCGGCGGCGCCTCCTCACCGATGTTGAGCGGCGATTACCTCTACGCCCAAGCGGGCAACGGCTTCGCCAAAATCGACAAGCGGACCGGCGAACTCGCCTGGACGGTGGCGCCCGACGGCGGCGGCATGAGCGGCGGGGCTTTCAGCTCACCCGCGTTCACCGATCAGAACGGCGCCCAAGTCGCCCTGGTGCAGACGCGCCTCGAGTTGAAAGGGGTCGATCCGAATTCGGGGGAGGAGTTCTGGTCCCAGCCGATCGAGGCCTTTCGAGGCATGAACATTCTCACGCCAATCAGCTACCAGGGGCATTACTTCACCAGCGCCCACACGGGCCGCTCGCAGCTGTGGAAGCAAGCGGGCAAACGGCTCGAGGAGGTCTGGTCGAACAAGTCCCAGGCTTACATGTCCTCGCCGGTGATCGTTGGCGACCACCTCTACCTGCACCTCAGGAACCAACGCATCCAATGCCTCGACCTGCGGACCGGCCAGGAGGCGTGGCGAACACGGCCTTACGGCAAGTACCAGAGCTCGGTCGTCGTCGGCGACCGCATCCTCGCTCTCGACGAGCGGGGCGAACTGTTGCTCTACAACGCCTCGCCCGAGAAGTTTGAGCTCATCGATTCACGCCAGGTCAGCGACGACGAGTGCTGGGCCCACCTGGCCGTCTGCGGTGGGCAGGTGATCGTCCGCGAGCTGAACGCCCTGACGGCCTACCGCTGGGAGTGA
- the mmaA3 gene encoding Methoxy mycolic acid synthase MmaA3 translates to MADDRRLQAAKRLVEVVAQQLNAKISVRLWDGSILPLGQEADPEVYASIRGPGVIGALLRRPSLENVIRHYARGDIDFHGADFMSFVEKARVKGSRDRTKKISKLAVAKNLWPFLFAPANRAEDANLFDGNEMGLSRAQEDNVDYIQFHYDISNDFYKLFLDRNMVYTCGYFTDWGNSLEQAQFDKNEMICRKLQLKPGERMLDIGSGWGALLCHAAERYGVKAHGVTLAEEQLAYTQEQIRERGLEGQVTVELKDYNDLEGSFDKISSVGMVEHVGIDNMPLYLNKINSLLPDRGIFLNHGITRTAKRTKKQWRKVRPEQRVIKKYIFPGCELDSIGHSTDLIESHGFRIHDIEGWRDHYAETTRRWCMNLWENRDEATRLIGKEKFRLWLAYLGGVSFSFNDGALCIFQTVATKHASKGHSRMPPTREHLYTPGAESRASAA, encoded by the coding sequence ATGGCCGATGACCGACGTCTCCAGGCAGCCAAGCGACTCGTCGAAGTCGTTGCGCAACAACTCAACGCTAAGATCTCGGTCCGCCTGTGGGACGGCTCAATCCTGCCCCTCGGCCAGGAGGCCGACCCGGAGGTCTACGCCTCGATCCGGGGCCCGGGGGTGATCGGGGCGCTGCTGCGGCGGCCGTCGCTTGAGAACGTCATCCGCCACTACGCCCGTGGCGACATCGACTTCCACGGCGCGGATTTTATGTCGTTCGTGGAGAAGGCCCGTGTGAAGGGCTCCCGCGATCGGACCAAGAAGATCAGCAAGCTGGCGGTCGCCAAGAACCTGTGGCCCTTCCTCTTTGCCCCTGCCAACCGCGCCGAAGACGCCAACTTGTTCGACGGCAACGAGATGGGTCTGTCACGCGCCCAAGAGGACAACGTCGACTACATCCAGTTCCACTACGACATCAGCAACGACTTCTACAAGCTGTTCCTCGATCGGAACATGGTCTACACGTGCGGCTACTTCACCGACTGGGGCAACTCGCTCGAACAGGCGCAATTCGATAAAAACGAAATGATCTGCCGCAAGCTCCAGCTCAAGCCGGGCGAGCGGATGCTCGACATCGGCAGCGGATGGGGCGCCCTGCTCTGCCACGCGGCGGAGCGCTACGGCGTGAAGGCGCACGGCGTCACGCTTGCCGAAGAGCAACTGGCGTACACCCAAGAGCAGATCCGGGAACGCGGCCTGGAGGGCCAAGTGACGGTTGAGCTCAAGGACTACAACGACCTCGAAGGCTCGTTCGATAAGATCAGCTCGGTCGGCATGGTGGAGCACGTCGGAATCGACAACATGCCGCTCTACCTGAACAAGATCAACTCGCTGCTGCCCGACCGCGGTATCTTCCTGAACCACGGCATCACGCGGACCGCCAAGCGGACCAAGAAGCAGTGGCGCAAGGTGCGCCCGGAGCAACGCGTCATAAAGAAGTACATCTTTCCGGGCTGCGAGCTCGATTCGATCGGCCACAGCACCGACCTGATCGAGTCGCACGGCTTCCGTATTCATGACATCGAGGGCTGGCGTGACCACTACGCGGAGACCACCCGTCGCTGGTGCATGAACCTGTGGGAGAACCGCGACGAGGCGACCCGTCTCATCGGCAAGGAGAAGTTCCGCCTGTGGCTGGCGTACCTGGGCGGCGTGAGCTTCTCGTTCAACGACGGCGCCCTCTGCATCTTCCAGACAGTCGCTACCAAGCACGCCTCCAAGGGCCACTCGCGGATGCCGCCGACACGCGAGCACCTCTACACGCCCGGTGCGGAATCCCGAGCCTCCGCGGCTTAG
- a CDS encoding Putative monooxygenase produces the protein MPNLTIVANIKAKADRVDLVKGELLKLTAPTRAEAGCVQYDLHQDNENPAHFLFFENWESRELWQDHMGSEHLAAFKAAAGDALEGITINEMTQID, from the coding sequence ATGCCCAATCTAACGATCGTCGCGAACATCAAAGCCAAAGCCGACCGGGTCGATCTGGTGAAGGGGGAACTCCTCAAGCTGACCGCTCCCACTCGCGCCGAGGCGGGCTGTGTGCAGTACGACCTGCACCAGGACAACGAGAACCCGGCCCACTTCCTCTTCTTCGAGAACTGGGAGTCACGCGAGCTTTGGCAAGACCACATGGGGTCGGAGCACCTCGCTGCGTTCAAGGCCGCGGCTGGCGACGCACTCGAAGGGATCACGATCAACGAGATGACTCAGATCGACTGA
- the zraR_4 gene encoding Transcriptional regulatory protein ZraR, translating to MTSPGETTDYLVIREGAKWTDVFRLLPGETVTIGRAPTNRIVVKDERCSRCHAEVFPSAGRWVLRDLESRNGTTINGARVGADHSLEPGDIVRVGSACLAFVDNLSQAFPDSQSVLRAAQPVSGSTDLGEHGLGMIAAELEEAMRAGDDLDGDQEDPESVFEPLPNEPTHITHRRQQSRYLEPGYDLDESVDAAIEPAGSKPKVGRAATMLCRLAFELAKEPDVESLAKRALDGLIEGTQADSGSVLLVEGKPTDEPTSESLRQTAARSDSAHRYHRVSDFLANTVLRESQGVLARNIMDDSQLGARDSSGDILATSVLCAPIRQDSTVLGMIHLYSTDSSHALDPEDLEVTLAVADTVAVALRNLTRRDALAENLDKVKHENTQLRERLGVESEIVGRSEAIERVTGEIARAAPSRATVLIRGESGVGKELVARAVHFSSPRRKGPFVCLNCAALSESLLESELFGHEKGAFTGATDRKVGKFEAAHTGTLMLDEIGEMSPSIQAKFLRVLEGHAFERVGGNKAIQVDVRVIAATNRDLEQQVAEGAFRRDLYFRLHVLEIIVPPLRKRPEDVPVLAEFFLERFNAETGRRLTGYTTRAMEAMLSYRWPGNVREMKNVVERAVVLARGDVVDVDDLVLSTLKTSGDTEAELPAGRGGAYEAIPLAEVERRHILATLKSTSWNKSRSANILGIERSTLDRKIRRYELSGHKPTAPSS from the coding sequence ATGACCTCCCCAGGCGAAACGACCGACTACCTCGTCATCCGTGAGGGGGCCAAGTGGACGGATGTCTTCCGGCTGCTGCCCGGGGAGACCGTCACGATCGGCCGAGCGCCGACCAACCGGATCGTCGTCAAGGACGAGCGCTGCAGCCGCTGCCACGCCGAGGTCTTCCCGTCCGCCGGACGGTGGGTGCTCCGTGACCTGGAGAGCCGCAACGGCACGACGATCAACGGCGCTCGTGTCGGCGCCGATCACTCGCTCGAACCGGGCGACATCGTTCGGGTCGGCAGCGCGTGCTTGGCGTTCGTCGACAACCTGTCCCAGGCGTTCCCCGATTCGCAGAGCGTGCTCCGTGCGGCACAGCCGGTTTCGGGATCGACCGACCTGGGGGAGCACGGCCTCGGCATGATCGCCGCCGAACTCGAGGAGGCGATGCGTGCGGGGGACGATTTGGACGGGGACCAAGAAGACCCGGAAAGTGTCTTCGAACCGCTCCCCAACGAGCCAACCCACATCACGCACCGCCGGCAACAGAGCCGCTACCTCGAACCGGGCTACGACCTGGACGAGAGCGTCGACGCCGCGATCGAGCCGGCCGGCTCGAAGCCGAAGGTCGGCCGCGCGGCCACAATGCTCTGCCGCCTCGCTTTCGAGTTGGCCAAAGAACCCGATGTCGAGTCGCTCGCCAAGCGGGCGCTCGACGGCCTCATCGAAGGGACCCAGGCCGACTCGGGGTCGGTGCTGCTCGTTGAGGGTAAACCGACCGACGAGCCAACCTCGGAATCACTCCGTCAGACCGCCGCGCGAAGCGACTCGGCGCACCGGTACCACCGCGTGTCCGACTTCCTAGCCAACACGGTCCTGCGAGAGAGTCAGGGCGTGCTCGCACGCAACATCATGGACGACAGCCAGCTCGGCGCCCGCGACTCCAGCGGCGACATCCTGGCCACGAGCGTCCTGTGCGCTCCGATCCGCCAGGACTCGACGGTGCTGGGGATGATCCACCTCTACTCGACGGACTCGTCCCACGCCCTGGACCCTGAGGACCTGGAGGTGACGCTCGCCGTCGCCGACACGGTGGCGGTCGCCCTGCGGAACCTGACCCGCCGCGACGCCCTCGCGGAGAACCTCGACAAGGTCAAGCACGAGAACACCCAGCTCCGCGAGCGTCTGGGCGTCGAGAGCGAGATCGTTGGTCGCAGCGAAGCGATCGAGCGAGTTACCGGCGAGATCGCTCGCGCCGCCCCGAGCCGCGCCACCGTGCTCATCCGCGGCGAGAGCGGCGTCGGCAAGGAACTGGTCGCCCGGGCGGTCCACTTCAGCAGCCCTCGCCGCAAGGGACCGTTCGTCTGCCTGAACTGTGCTGCTCTGAGCGAGTCGCTGCTTGAAAGCGAGCTGTTCGGCCACGAGAAGGGCGCGTTCACCGGCGCCACGGACCGCAAGGTCGGTAAATTCGAGGCCGCCCACACGGGCACGCTCATGCTCGACGAGATCGGCGAGATGAGCCCCTCGATCCAGGCGAAGTTCCTTCGTGTGCTGGAGGGCCACGCCTTCGAGCGGGTTGGCGGCAACAAGGCGATCCAGGTCGACGTTCGCGTCATCGCCGCCACGAACCGCGATCTGGAACAGCAGGTTGCTGAAGGCGCTTTCCGCCGCGACCTCTACTTCCGGTTGCACGTGCTCGAGATTATCGTCCCGCCGCTGCGGAAACGGCCGGAGGATGTCCCGGTGCTCGCCGAGTTTTTCCTGGAGCGTTTCAACGCCGAGACCGGCCGCCGACTCACGGGCTACACGACCCGCGCCATGGAGGCGATGCTCAGCTACCGATGGCCGGGCAACGTCCGCGAGATGAAGAACGTCGTCGAGCGCGCAGTGGTGCTGGCGCGTGGCGACGTGGTCGATGTCGATGACCTCGTGCTCTCGACTCTCAAGACCAGCGGCGACACCGAGGCCGAACTGCCCGCCGGACGTGGCGGAGCTTACGAGGCGATCCCGCTCGCCGAGGTCGAACGGCGGCACATCCTCGCGACACTCAAGAGCACCAGCTGGAACAAGAGCCGCTCGGCGAACATCCTCGGCATCGAGCGCTCGACGCTCGACCGGAAGATCCGTCGCTACGAACTGAGCGGGCACAAGCCGACCGCGCCGTCGTCATAG
- a CDS encoding DinB superfamily protein → MIDPQNLLFSYKWCADTFERLVSDVEEDQFAAQPVEAINHPAWLLGHITTYHDVIVSLLAGKAFDNPWDAPCGKNSTPTADRSVYPSKEAILRAHREGFERGSKAIAAAPAEVWAAPFEHPVWGKQFDSVAPAVIFLATTHQALHLGQLSGWRRAMNLPRV, encoded by the coding sequence GTGATCGATCCGCAGAATCTGTTGTTCTCCTACAAGTGGTGCGCCGACACGTTCGAGCGTCTCGTCTCGGATGTCGAAGAGGACCAGTTCGCCGCTCAGCCGGTCGAGGCGATCAATCACCCGGCGTGGCTGCTTGGTCACATCACGACCTACCATGACGTGATCGTCTCGCTGCTTGCGGGCAAGGCGTTCGATAACCCGTGGGACGCCCCCTGCGGCAAGAACAGCACGCCGACCGCTGATAGGAGCGTTTACCCCTCCAAGGAAGCGATCCTCCGGGCTCACCGGGAGGGATTCGAGCGAGGCAGCAAGGCGATCGCCGCCGCCCCCGCCGAGGTGTGGGCCGCCCCGTTCGAGCACCCGGTTTGGGGCAAGCAGTTCGACTCGGTGGCGCCGGCGGTGATCTTCCTGGCGACGACGCACCAGGCCCTGCACTTGGGCCAGCTCAGCGGTTGGCGGCGGGCGATGAACCTGCCCCGCGTCTGA
- the atsA_17 gene encoding Arylsulfatase precursor, with product MPRCVRSLGLLVMTIGLAALPADAKPNLVLLFADDAGYGDFGFHGSQHFKTPHLDRLAESGVVLSNFYVSAPVCGPSRAGLITGRYQQRFGFLENNVPRVMSASSKLLGDDMGLPTDLPTMGDRLQGLGYRTAIFGKWHLGNADRYHPTRRGFDEFYGFRGGARSFYPLADPDRGPAENRMERGFGEYREHEGYLTNALADEACDFIERHAERPFFAYVAFNAVHTPMEADPQDADAFPHLKGVRRTAAQMTLSLDRACGQIVAKLEELGLRENTLVVFTNDNGGPSDRNGSSNHPLSGVKDTHREGGVRVPCIVSWPGVLPAGAKGESPMSTLDLLPTFYSAGGGDVSALEGADGVDLMPFLLGKNTGRPHETLYWKKEARAAIRDGDWKLIRYLDRPAELFDLSDDPGEQNDLAATNRDRVKQLYSKLFAWEVGLQRPLFQLELSTEKWSAERLDAYSEPPPASY from the coding sequence ATGCCCCGTTGCGTTCGTTCTCTTGGTCTCCTCGTGATGACGATCGGCCTCGCTGCGCTGCCCGCGGACGCGAAGCCCAACCTAGTGCTGCTCTTCGCCGATGACGCCGGGTACGGCGACTTCGGTTTCCACGGAAGCCAGCACTTCAAGACGCCGCACCTCGATCGCTTGGCCGAATCGGGAGTCGTGCTCAGCAACTTCTACGTCTCGGCGCCGGTCTGCGGTCCATCGCGTGCCGGGCTGATCACGGGGCGCTATCAGCAGCGTTTCGGTTTCTTGGAGAACAACGTCCCCAGGGTGATGAGCGCCAGCAGCAAGCTGTTGGGCGACGACATGGGCCTGCCGACCGATCTGCCAACGATGGGGGACCGCCTTCAGGGCCTCGGCTACCGAACCGCCATCTTTGGCAAGTGGCACCTCGGAAACGCGGATCGGTACCACCCGACTCGACGGGGATTCGACGAATTCTATGGGTTCCGGGGGGGCGCTCGCAGCTTCTACCCGCTCGCCGATCCCGATCGCGGGCCCGCCGAGAACCGGATGGAACGAGGCTTCGGCGAGTATCGTGAGCACGAGGGCTACCTCACCAACGCGCTCGCCGACGAGGCGTGCGATTTCATCGAGCGGCACGCCGAACGCCCGTTCTTCGCCTACGTCGCTTTCAACGCGGTCCACACGCCGATGGAGGCCGACCCGCAAGACGCGGACGCGTTCCCGCACCTGAAGGGCGTCCGCCGCACCGCCGCTCAGATGACGCTCTCACTCGACCGTGCTTGCGGTCAGATCGTGGCGAAGCTCGAGGAGCTTGGCTTGCGAGAGAACACGTTGGTCGTCTTCACGAACGACAACGGCGGCCCGTCGGACCGCAACGGGTCGAGCAACCACCCGTTAAGCGGCGTGAAGGACACGCACCGAGAGGGAGGCGTCCGCGTCCCCTGCATCGTGTCGTGGCCGGGAGTGCTCCCCGCGGGCGCGAAGGGCGAGTCCCCCATGAGCACGCTCGACCTGCTGCCCACCTTCTACTCGGCCGGAGGGGGGGACGTCTCGGCATTGGAGGGCGCCGATGGGGTCGACCTCATGCCCTTCCTCTTGGGCAAGAACACCGGACGACCGCACGAGACCCTCTACTGGAAGAAGGAAGCCCGCGCGGCGATCCGTGACGGCGACTGGAAGCTCATCCGCTACCTCGATCGCCCCGCCGAGCTGTTCGATCTGTCAGACGACCCCGGCGAACAGAACGACTTGGCCGCTACCAACCGGGACCGCGTGAAGCAGCTCTACTCGAAGCTCTTTGCGTGGGAAGTTGGCTTGCAACGTCCGCTGTTCCAGCTGGAATTGAGCACCGAGAAGTGGTCCGCCGAACGCCTGGACGCCTACAGCGAACCGCCACCCGCTTCGTACTGA
- a CDS encoding Electron transfer DM13, with translation MLRYATLLVTLVAVTPSLAQLTSPQVGWQADLETHFHDVAGLVTIVDEDTIRVDDFVFDGQGLDVLFYLGAENTNQAFTNGLPIGPQLVGPAFDGMQEPLIIDLPAGETLEGYNAISVWCVDVYISFGDATFLPPVVEGDYSLDGRVDAADYTVWRDGLGSEYDQSDYLAWRDNYGASSANEAFAVPEPITAGLLIGLLLTMPARKR, from the coding sequence ATGCTGCGTTATGCCACGCTTCTTGTCACTTTAGTCGCGGTCACTCCGTCGCTTGCTCAGCTCACCTCTCCGCAGGTGGGGTGGCAGGCCGATTTGGAGACGCACTTCCACGACGTGGCGGGGCTCGTCACGATCGTTGACGAGGACACGATCCGCGTGGACGACTTCGTCTTCGACGGGCAGGGGCTCGACGTCCTCTTCTATCTCGGCGCCGAGAACACGAATCAGGCCTTCACAAACGGTCTGCCGATCGGGCCCCAGCTGGTCGGTCCGGCCTTCGACGGGATGCAGGAGCCCCTCATTATCGATCTCCCAGCGGGCGAGACTCTGGAGGGTTACAACGCGATCTCGGTCTGGTGTGTGGATGTCTACATCAGCTTCGGCGACGCCACCTTCCTGCCGCCTGTCGTTGAGGGAGACTACAGCCTCGACGGGCGGGTCGATGCCGCCGACTACACCGTCTGGCGTGACGGCTTAGGCTCTGAGTACGATCAGTCCGACTACCTGGCATGGCGTGACAACTACGGCGCCAGCTCCGCCAACGAGGCGTTTGCGGTCCCTGAACCGATTACGGCGGGGCTGCTTATCGGGCTGCTGCTAACCATGCCGGCTCGCAAGCGCTAG